A region from the Halosolutus gelatinilyticus genome encodes:
- a CDS encoding cupin domain-containing protein, which translates to MAYRKVNYEDVDQVSSAMHFLSDPLETEQVGVTIARCDPGWKSKPHDHTDNRHEEIYVLIEGEATVIVDDDPVSMETGDALWIPPAATRQIRNGGRESAFVLVSAPSLGEDEGDDEWLLSGFAG; encoded by the coding sequence ATGGCTTACCGGAAGGTGAACTACGAGGACGTCGATCAGGTTTCGAGCGCGATGCACTTTCTCAGCGATCCGCTCGAAACCGAGCAGGTGGGGGTGACGATCGCTCGCTGCGATCCCGGCTGGAAGAGCAAGCCCCACGACCACACCGACAACCGCCACGAGGAGATCTACGTGCTGATCGAGGGCGAGGCGACGGTCATCGTCGACGACGATCCCGTCTCGATGGAGACCGGCGACGCCCTCTGGATCCCGCCGGCGGCGACGCGACAGATCCGCAACGGCGGCCGGGAGAGCGCGTTCGTGCTCGTCAGCGCACCGAGCCTCGGCGAGGACGAGGGCGACGACGAGTGGCTGCTCTCCGGGTTCGCCGGCTAG
- the nikR gene encoding nickel-responsive transcriptional regulator NikR, whose translation MAVVSVSMPDELLERLDQFAEEHGYTGRSEVVREASRNLLGEFEDTRLEERELMGIVTVLFDYETTSVEERMMHLRHEHEDLVASNFHSHVGDRYCMELFVLEGELADISTFVGKIRATKDALTVDYSVTPVDGFDPIARE comes from the coding sequence ATGGCAGTCGTCAGCGTCTCCATGCCGGACGAACTCCTCGAGCGACTCGACCAGTTCGCGGAGGAACACGGCTACACGGGCCGAAGCGAAGTCGTCAGGGAAGCCTCGCGGAACCTCCTCGGAGAGTTCGAGGACACTCGACTCGAGGAGCGAGAGCTGATGGGCATCGTCACCGTCCTCTTCGATTACGAAACGACGAGCGTCGAGGAGCGAATGATGCACCTACGCCACGAGCACGAGGACCTCGTCGCGTCGAATTTTCACAGCCACGTCGGCGACCGGTACTGCATGGAGCTGTTCGTCCTCGAGGGCGAACTCGCGGACATCTCGACGTTCGTCGGGAAGATCAGGGCAACCAAGGACGCCCTGACCGTCGACTACTCTGTCACCCCCGTCGACGGGTTCGACCCGATCGCCCGGGAGTGA
- a CDS encoding creatininase family protein — translation MYLPHQTWPDLSRYVDEESVAIVPLGSTEQHGPQLPEGTDYLIAEALAREAADRTGFLCTPVLPIGVSSHHRQFPGTMWVEAPVFRDFVESFSRNLTYHGIDRIVYVNAHGGNVAHLREVGRRLHEDGTAYAIEWMWDESIPGLIDEVFETLGPHGGPKETAMCMHIAGELVGEDRLEEARDGGATFDHEVARVHGARTFYDAIENSPNGVFGDQTDATPEIGERLFDAATEQLVSLLEWLDDRPIADLLPEPHVESGAENGV, via the coding sequence ATGTATCTCCCGCACCAGACCTGGCCCGACCTCTCGAGGTACGTCGACGAGGAGTCGGTCGCGATCGTCCCGCTCGGATCGACCGAACAGCACGGTCCGCAGCTCCCCGAGGGGACCGATTACCTGATCGCCGAAGCGCTCGCGCGCGAGGCGGCCGATCGGACCGGGTTCCTCTGTACGCCGGTGCTGCCGATCGGCGTTAGCTCCCACCACCGGCAGTTTCCCGGGACGATGTGGGTCGAGGCGCCGGTCTTTCGGGACTTCGTCGAGAGCTTCTCGCGGAACCTGACCTACCACGGGATCGATCGCATCGTCTACGTCAACGCCCACGGGGGCAACGTCGCCCACCTCCGGGAAGTCGGTCGGCGGTTGCACGAGGACGGGACGGCGTACGCGATCGAGTGGATGTGGGACGAGTCGATCCCCGGACTGATCGATGAGGTGTTCGAGACGCTCGGCCCCCACGGCGGCCCGAAGGAGACGGCGATGTGCATGCACATCGCTGGGGAGCTGGTCGGGGAGGATCGACTCGAGGAGGCTCGCGACGGCGGCGCGACCTTCGATCACGAGGTCGCCCGCGTCCACGGCGCACGGACGTTCTACGACGCGATCGAGAACAGCCCGAACGGCGTCTTCGGCGACCAGACCGACGCGACGCCCGAGATCGGCGAACGGTTGTTCGACGCCGCGACCGAGCAACTGGTTTCGCTGCTCGAGTGGCTCGACGATCGGCCGATCGCGGACCTCCTGCCGGAACCGCACGTCGAGTCAGGGGCCGAAAACGGGGTATAG
- a CDS encoding mechanosensitive ion channel family protein, protein MVPIQPAQQAQVPEWLQDPVADLVTFLPRLVGAIVILLIGWILGRIAAGIVRRIADGIELDRMVLETPLGRILGGTERAVSSAFGKLAKWFVYGLAILAAANALAIPTLSEWISTAVAYLPAFIAGLLVIVLGFVVADFIGDAIERTQAATQSAYAGWFANGARIFLYFTALVIGLDTMGIDVGILYVFARALAWGLAAAVAIGAGVAFGWGGKDYVSQNIDRWMGRTSSVAPNEEGSGGSRGAESPTGGQTRSSDREPGSEPGPGPSEDD, encoded by the coding sequence ATGGTACCGATACAACCCGCCCAACAGGCACAGGTTCCTGAATGGTTGCAGGATCCCGTCGCGGATCTCGTCACGTTCCTCCCGCGGTTAGTCGGCGCGATCGTGATCCTTCTCATCGGCTGGATTCTCGGCCGCATCGCCGCGGGCATCGTTCGCCGGATCGCCGACGGCATCGAACTCGACCGAATGGTCCTCGAGACGCCGCTCGGGCGCATACTCGGCGGCACGGAACGGGCCGTCTCGAGCGCATTCGGAAAGCTCGCGAAGTGGTTCGTCTACGGCCTCGCCATTCTGGCGGCCGCGAACGCCCTCGCGATCCCGACGCTGTCGGAGTGGATCTCGACGGCCGTCGCGTACTTGCCGGCCTTCATCGCCGGGTTGCTCGTGATCGTGCTCGGCTTCGTCGTCGCCGACTTCATCGGTGACGCCATCGAACGCACGCAAGCCGCCACCCAGAGCGCGTACGCGGGCTGGTTCGCCAACGGCGCGCGAATATTCCTCTACTTCACGGCGCTCGTCATCGGCCTCGACACGATGGGGATCGACGTCGGCATCCTCTACGTCTTCGCGCGAGCGCTCGCGTGGGGACTCGCCGCCGCCGTCGCGATCGGCGCCGGCGTCGCGTTCGGCTGGGGCGGCAAGGACTACGTCTCCCAGAACATCGATCGCTGGATGGGACGGACGTCCTCGGTCGCGCCGAACGAGGAGGGTTCCGGCGGATCGAGAGGAGCGGAAAGCCCGACCGGAGGTCAGACCCGGAGCAGCGATCGCGAACCCGGCTCCGAACCCGGTCCCGGCCCGAGCGAAGACGACTGA
- a CDS encoding DUF1467 domain-containing protein codes for MDRPFSPLRSPLHVGSVALVTLGVASNAALASPYRQLPALLLIALGVAGVATAARERAPDRLRTATRRWWLLAFAAFLPYALATAPASGSAAAVGAALDGPIAAVALESIAGATVCCAVAMTVLYGFAAYGIHPGAPTPEERILSEGDE; via the coding sequence ATGGACCGGCCGTTTTCGCCCCTCCGATCGCCGCTGCACGTCGGGTCCGTCGCCCTCGTCACGCTCGGCGTCGCGAGTAATGCCGCGTTAGCGTCGCCGTATCGGCAGCTCCCCGCGTTGCTCCTGATCGCCCTCGGCGTCGCCGGCGTCGCTACCGCCGCCCGAGAGCGCGCCCCCGACCGACTCCGAACCGCGACCCGCCGCTGGTGGCTGCTCGCGTTCGCGGCGTTTCTGCCGTACGCGCTGGCGACGGCCCCCGCGAGCGGTTCGGCCGCGGCCGTCGGCGCGGCGCTCGACGGACCGATCGCCGCGGTGGCCCTTGAGTCGATCGCCGGCGCGACGGTCTGCTGTGCGGTCGCGATGACGGTACTCTACGGTTTCGCCGCGTACGGTATCCATCCCGGTGCGCCGACGCCCGAAGAGCGCATCCTCTCGGAGGGGGACGAGTAG